One Alcaligenes ammonioxydans DNA segment encodes these proteins:
- a CDS encoding class I SAM-dependent DNA methyltransferase codes for MAQNDTAKNGNGGNLGFEADLFKAADKLRGNMEPSDYKHVALGLIFLKYISDAFEAKHKALLAEDAQAAEDKDEYLADNVFWVPKEARWSHLQANAKLPTIGTLIDDAMRAIEKDNESLKGVLPKDYARPALNKVMLGELIDLISGIALNEEGDRSKDILGRVYEYFLGQFAGAEGKRGGEFYTPRSVVRVLVEMLEPYSGRVYDPCCGSGGMFVQSEKFVTEHGGRIGDIAIYGQESNYTTWRLAKMNLAVRGIDSDIRWNNEGSFHKDELRDLKADYILANPPFNISDWGGDRLREDVRWKFGTPPVGNANYAWLQHIYHHLAPNGTAGVVLANGSMSSNQSGEGDIRQAMLEADAVDCMVALPGQLFYSTQIPACLWFLARNKNPGKGLHDRRGQVLFIDARKMGELVDRTRRELTDKEVQKIADTYHAWRGEQGVGEYADVAGFCKSATIEDVRKHSYALTPGRYVGAVEQEEDGEPFEEKMLRLSQQWRAQRAEAIRLDATIEANLKELGYGE; via the coding sequence ATGGCACAGAACGACACCGCCAAAAATGGCAACGGAGGCAATCTCGGCTTCGAGGCTGATCTTTTCAAGGCCGCCGACAAGCTGCGCGGCAATATGGAGCCAAGCGATTACAAGCACGTCGCGCTCGGGCTCATCTTCCTGAAGTACATCTCCGATGCCTTCGAGGCCAAGCACAAAGCGCTGCTGGCTGAAGACGCGCAGGCCGCCGAGGACAAAGACGAGTACCTCGCGGACAACGTGTTCTGGGTTCCGAAAGAGGCGCGCTGGTCGCACCTGCAGGCCAACGCCAAGCTGCCCACCATCGGCACCTTGATCGATGACGCGATGCGCGCCATCGAAAAGGACAACGAGTCGCTCAAGGGCGTGCTGCCCAAGGACTACGCTCGGCCCGCGCTCAACAAGGTGATGCTAGGTGAGCTGATCGACCTGATTTCCGGCATTGCGCTCAACGAGGAAGGCGACCGCTCGAAGGACATTCTCGGGCGCGTGTACGAATATTTCCTGGGCCAGTTCGCTGGAGCGGAAGGCAAGCGCGGCGGCGAGTTCTACACCCCACGCTCCGTGGTGCGCGTACTGGTTGAAATGCTGGAGCCGTACTCAGGCCGCGTGTACGACCCGTGTTGCGGCTCGGGCGGGATGTTCGTGCAGTCGGAAAAATTCGTGACAGAGCATGGCGGCCGCATCGGCGACATCGCCATTTATGGCCAGGAGTCGAACTACACCACGTGGCGGCTGGCCAAGATGAACTTGGCTGTGCGCGGCATCGACTCCGACATCCGCTGGAACAACGAGGGCAGCTTCCACAAGGACGAACTGCGCGACCTCAAAGCAGACTACATCCTCGCCAACCCGCCGTTCAACATCTCCGACTGGGGCGGCGACCGCCTGCGTGAAGATGTGCGCTGGAAGTTTGGCACGCCACCTGTCGGCAACGCCAACTACGCGTGGCTCCAGCACATCTATCACCACCTTGCACCTAACGGCACAGCAGGGGTGGTACTGGCCAATGGATCGATGAGCTCCAACCAATCCGGCGAAGGCGACATCCGCCAAGCGATGCTCGAGGCCGACGCGGTGGATTGCATGGTCGCGCTGCCGGGACAGCTCTTCTACTCCACGCAGATCCCCGCCTGCCTATGGTTCCTGGCTCGCAACAAAAACCCCGGAAAGGGTCTGCATGACCGGCGCGGGCAAGTACTGTTCATCGACGCCCGCAAGATGGGCGAGCTGGTGGATCGCACCCGGCGCGAGCTTACCGACAAAGAGGTCCAGAAGATTGCCGATACGTACCACGCTTGGCGCGGTGAGCAAGGCGTCGGGGAGTACGCCGACGTCGCGGGCTTCTGCAAGTCCGCAACCATAGAGGATGTTCGCAAGCACAGCTACGCCCTTACCCCAGGACGTTACGTCGGTGCTGTGGAGCAGGAAGAAGACGGCGAACCTTTTGAAGAAAAGATGTTGCGACTCTCTCAGCAGTGGCGGGCGCAACGGGCGGAGGCTATTAGGTTGGATGCCACCATTGAAGCCAACCTGAAGGAGCTTGGGTATGGCGAATGA
- a CDS encoding helix-turn-helix transcriptional regulator: MDEEQLVTPPQRVESLSHAQRERLAYIDFRLYFFGEIGRPDLIERFGVAPAGATRDLALYREIAPQNITFDGSNKIYRIGQAFSPLFDHASQRVLSALALGFGDGLNGATQPLLPCESPTALSNPRMDVLAPVCRAIHAKRPVAIRYHSMSSGESERVIVPFALVDTGLRWHVRTFDRKSGEFRDFVVTRIEAPTLLDEEPQANERPDNDIQWTRIVELDFVPHPRLERPEIIKMDYGMTDGSIRMRVRAAVAGYMLLRWSVDCSPDHRLKEEQYRLWLSDPLTLYGVENAKLAPGYQAPVAKTLRKG, from the coding sequence TTGGATGAGGAGCAGTTGGTGACTCCACCCCAGCGCGTCGAAAGCTTGAGCCACGCCCAGCGCGAGCGGCTGGCCTACATCGACTTCCGGCTCTACTTCTTTGGTGAGATCGGTCGCCCAGACCTGATTGAACGCTTCGGCGTGGCTCCGGCAGGGGCGACACGTGACTTGGCGCTGTACCGGGAAATCGCGCCGCAGAACATCACTTTTGACGGCAGCAACAAGATCTACCGGATCGGGCAGGCGTTTTCGCCGCTGTTCGACCACGCATCGCAGCGCGTGCTGTCGGCGCTGGCGCTCGGCTTCGGCGATGGCTTGAACGGTGCAACGCAGCCGCTGCTGCCGTGCGAGTCACCCACCGCTCTGAGCAACCCCAGGATGGACGTGCTTGCCCCGGTTTGCCGGGCGATCCACGCCAAGCGGCCCGTCGCCATCCGCTACCACTCGATGAGCAGCGGTGAGTCCGAGCGCGTCATCGTTCCCTTCGCGCTGGTGGATACCGGCCTGCGCTGGCACGTCCGGACCTTTGATCGCAAGAGCGGAGAGTTTCGGGATTTCGTCGTCACCCGCATCGAAGCGCCAACGCTGCTCGACGAAGAACCACAGGCCAACGAGCGTCCGGACAACGACATCCAGTGGACGCGCATCGTCGAGTTGGACTTCGTGCCGCATCCGCGCCTTGAGCGCCCCGAGATCATCAAGATGGATTACGGGATGACTGACGGTTCGATACGGATGCGTGTGCGCGCTGCGGTCGCGGGGTACATGCTGCTGCGCTGGAGCGTGGACTGCTCGCCCGACCACCGGCTCAAGGAAGAACAGTACCGCCTATGGCTCAGCGATCCGCTGACCCTGTACGGCGTTGAGAACGCAAAGCTCGCACCGGGCTATCAAGCCCCGGTAGCAAAGACATTACGTAAAGGGTAA